The window TGCGCGACTACCGCGGCGGCGGGCGTTCCTCTGCGCGCGAGACCGCAACCCGCGTCGCGGCCGGCGCGATCGCGCGAAAAGTCCTGCCCGAGGTGAAGGTGCGCGGCGCGCTGGTGCAGATGGGGCCGCACAAGATCGACCGCGAGAAGTGGGACTGGGACGAGATCGCCAACAACCCGTTCTTCTGCCCCGACAAGGACAAGGCGGCGTTCTTCGAAAGCTATCTCGACGGCATCAGGAAGAGCGGCTCCTCGATCGGCGCCGTCATCGAGGTCGTCGCCGAGGGCGTGCCAGCCGGGCTCGGCGCGCCGATCTACGCCAAGCTCGACAGCGATCTCGCTGCGGCGATGATGAGCATCAACGCCGTCAAGGGCATCGAGATCGGCGCCGGCTTCGGCGCCGCCGAGCTCACCGGCGAGGAGAATGCCGACGAGATGCGGACCGGCAACAACGGAACGCGTTTCCTGTCCAACCATGCCGGCGGCGTGCTCGGCGGCATCTCGACCGGCCAGCCGGTGGTGGTGCGCTTTGCGGTCAAGCCGACGTCCTCGATCCTGACCACGCGTCGGACCGTGGACCGCAAGGGTGCTGATACCGACATCCTGACCAAGGGCCGTCACGACCCCTGCGTCGGCATCCGCGCGGTGCCGGTGGGGGAGGCCATGATGGCCTGCGTGCTGGCCGATCATTTTCTGCGCGACCGCGGGCAGACCGGGCGCTGATCCCCTGTATAGTGGAGATCACCGGATCGGGTGCTCGCCTGGGGAATGCCATGAACGCGTCGGAGCTTCGGGACATCATCGAATGGATGATCGGCGGCGCGCGATCGGCGCCGACCCCGCCGCAGATGATGGCGGAATGCTGCGAACGCCTGGTACGGGCCGGGCTGCCGCTATGGCGCGTCGGCGTCTTCGTACGCACGCTGCACCCCGAGATCTATGGCCGCCATTTCTTCTGGAAGCCCGGCGCCGAGGTCGAAACCGGCACCGTCGATCACAATATTCTGGACACCCCGGAATTTGCCGTCAGCCCGCTGTCGATCGTCTTCAAGCAGGGCGTTGAAGTGCGTGCGCGGCTCGACGACCCCGCCAGCAAGCGCTTTCCGATTGTCGTAGATTTGCAGGCCGAGGGCGTCACCGACTACATCGCGGTGCCGCTGGTCTATACCGACGGCTTCGCCAATGCCTCGAGCTGGACCACCAGGCAGCCGGGCGGCTTCACCGAGGAACAGCTCGACGCGATCCGCTCGATCACTGTCCCGCTGGCGCGCTACATCGAAATCATCACGCTGCGCCGCACCGCAACGCTGCTGCTCGACACTTACGTCGGCAACCGTGCCGGCGAGCGCATCATGGGCGGCCAGATCAGGCGCGGCCACGCCGATACGATGGATGCAGCGATCTGGCTGTCCGACCTGCGCGGCTTCACCGCGCTGTCCGACCGCTTGCCGGCCGAGACCGTCGTGGAGATCCTCAACCTCTACTTCGATTGCCAGGTTACCGCGATCCGCGACCATGGCGGCGAGGTGCTCAAATTCATGGGCGACGACCTGCTCGCGGTGTTCCCGGTCGACGAATATCTCGGCGACGAAGTGCAGGTCTGCTCGCGGGTGCTGGAGGCGGCACGCGCGTCCCGCGCCGGGGTCGAGGCGCTGCAATTCCCCAATGGCGACGCGGTCGAGCGCTTCCGCTTCGGCGTCGCGCTGCATCTCGGGCGCGTGCTCTACGGCAATATCGGCGGCGGCAACCGGCTCGACTTCACCTGCATCGGTCCGGCGGTCAATCTCGCCGCGCGGCTCGAGAAGATCGCCGGCCGCCTCGGCCGCACCGTGGTGGCCTCCGAGCGCTTCGCCGGCATTCACGACGGCGGCTGGAGCGATCTCGGCGAGTTTCCGATCGCGGGATTTGCCAAGGCCGAGCGCGTCTACGGCCTGTTCGACGAGGCGCCGATTGCGGCTGCCGGCTAGCGGCTGCGTGCGGTGACTGACAAGGACGCGCAACATCGCACCGGGATCGCGCTGGTCGTCGCGGCTGCGGCGGCCTGGAGCACTGCGCCGTTCTTCACGCGGCTGCTGCACTTCGATTCCTGGACCATCCTGTTCTGGCGCGGGCTATTCGGTGGCGGCGCGATCGCGCTGTTCGTGGTCGCCACGCAGGGCTGGCGCGGTGCGCGCGATCTCGTCGTGTTGCCGGCGAGCGGATGGCTGGTGGCCGGGCTCTCGACCTTCGGCATGGTGACGTTCATTCCGGCGCTGCAACTGACCAGCGTCGCCAATGTCGCCATTCTCATCGCGATGCAGCCGTTTGCGGCGGCCGCGATCGCCCGGCTTTGGCTCGGTGAGCGGGCGCGGCCCGGCACATTGCTGGCGAGCCTTGTCGCGCTCGCGGGTGTGGCGATCACCGTCAGCGGCGCCGGCGGCATCGCGGATTACAGGGGCATCGGCCTTGCCTGCGTGATGGTGCTGGCGATTTCGCTGATGACGGTGGTGATCCGGCGGCGCAAGGCCACGCCGATGATCGCCGCCGCGGCGCTCTCGAACTTTCTCGGCAGCGCCGTGAGCTTGCCGTTGGGGCAGGGCATCGGCGCGGTCACCGGCGCCGATCTCGGCGTGCTCGCGATGTTCGGCGCGTGCCAGGTCGGTCTCGGCCTCACCCTGTTCACGGTCGGCTCCCGATTGCTGCCGTCCGCGCAGGCCTCGCTGATCGCCACCCTCGAAACGCCGCTGATGCCGTTCTGGGTGTGGCTGGCGTTTGCCGAAGTGCCGTCGCTCCGCGCCCTCATCGGCGGCGCGCTGGTGATGGGAGCGGTCGTCGCCGACATCGTGGTCAGCCAGCGGGCCGAGCCGGTGCGGCGGTGACGCCTGCTATTCTTCCGGCTCAGTGGTGAACAGCAGCGGATAGCCCTTGGCGCGGCCGGCGTCGGTAGCGCGCGTCGCCTTGGTCTCGGCGACATCCCTGGTGAACACCGCGACCACGCAGACGCCGCGCTGGTGCGCGGTCAGCATCACCTTGTAGGCCTGGTCGTCGGTCATGCGGAATTCGCCCTTCAGCACGGTGACGACGAATTCGCGCGGCGTGTAATCGTCGTTGACCAGGATCACCTTGTGCAGGCGTGGCCGCTCGACCTTGGTCTTGGTCCTGGTTTTCGGCTTGACGACGGTATCGGGCATCGCACTCCCTCGCGATTGCCCCGTAAGAATACCGTCTTCCCGCACATGTTGGAACCGTTCGATTTGCGCGGCGTCATTGCGGCAACGGCACGGCGCGTTGCCTCATGCGTGGCAGTGATGTCCAGCCTGCAAGCGTCGAACTTGCAGGTCTCTAACTTGCAGGCCTCTAACTTGAATGTGAAGGACAGATGATATCTGCGCTTTTCGCCGCCCGATTTGCGTGTCACCATGACAGGACACGACGGGAGGGCCGCAATGCGCTGGTATGTCTCGATCGGAGCGGTGCTTGTCGCGGGCATGTTGGCCAGCGGCGATGTGGCCGGTGTTGCCGCGCCCGGCCCGGGAACACAGACAGGCCGGCTGGCCGAAAAGGAATCCACGCCGAGCGTCGACATCGAGTTGATCATCGCGGTCGACGTCTCCTACTCGATGGACATGGACGAACTCGCGATCCAGCGCGAGGGCTATGCGCAGGCGATCGTTTCCAAGGAGTTCCTGCAGGCGCTGAAGGCCGGCCCGAACGGCAAGATCTCGATCACCTATTTCGAATGGGCGGCCTCCAACGACCAGAAGGTCATTATTCCCTGGCGGGTGATCGACGGCCCCGAATCCGCCGATGCGGTCTCCGCCGAGATCATGAAGACGCCGGTGCGCCGCGCCTCGCGCACCTCGATCTCGGGCGCGATCTATTTCGCGATCCCGATGTTCGACGAGAATCCGCATCGCGGCCTGCGCCGCGTGATCGATATCTCCGGCGACGGCCCCAACAACAACGGCACGCCGATCACGCCTGCGCGCGATGCGGCGCTCGACAAGGGCATCGTCATCAACGGCCTGCCGATCATGGTGAAGGAGCCGTCCTACTCGACGATGGATATCGAAAATCTCGACTACTACTACGAGGACTGCGTGATCGGCGGGCCCGGCTCCTTCGTGGTGTCGATCAAGGATCGCGAGAAGTTCAAGGAAGCGATCCGCACCAAGCTGCTGCTCGAGGTCGCCGGCCGCACCCCCGAGCGCCCGATCGTGCGGACCGCCGAGAAGGAGCCGCGGGTCAGTTGCACGATCGGCGAGAAGATCTGGCAGGATCGCTGGGGGCGATGACGACGACCACGATGCTTCGTAGGGTAGATTAGCCGAACGGGTCCGCGCGAAGCGGCCCGATGACAGGCTCCGGCGTAATCCACCATATCTGCGGCCACGAAGACGGCGGTTTACGCTTCGCTAACCCCCAGTACAAATCTCTCGAACGTCGCTCTCGAGTTCGCGGAGCGTCTGCATCGCGGCCGTGTGCTCCGCGGCGCCGATCTGCCGCCACACTTCGGCAACGCGCCCGGCGAGGCCGCGAACGGTCACCGGAAAATTCGTCGCCTGCGCCAGCGCACCCTTTTCGTTGATCAGATACTGCCCGTTCAGTGCAAACAGCACCTGCGCGATACACGCCAGCGCGCGATAGGCGCAGCCGGCGATATGCGTGCTGTCGCCGCGCGGCAGCGCAAGCCCGGCACTCTCGATCGCGAACAGGATTTCCCATTGAAAGCGCCGCACCAGCGCATCGCGCAGGGTGGACGGGTAGGGCGCGGTCCTCGCCCTCAGCGCCGCGATGAGGCCATCGGGATCATGCAGGGCACGGCACAGCGCAACCTCGCCCATCCAGATCGCCGAGCAGAAGCCGTGCGGATGGCCCGGCTGGTAGTGCATGCTGACCTCGCCGTTCCGACAGGCATCGATCACCATCGTGACCTGGTCGATGCTGCGGTAGAGCAGGTCGACCTTGCGGCCGCCGATCGCAAGCCAGGCGCCGCCGATGATCCACGGGCCCCAACCGCCGACCGGCGTCACATGGGCAGCGGTGGGATCATCGACCAGGCCGGTCACCACCGCGCGCAGCCGATCGATATCCGGAGCGGCGTTATCCCGATAGTAGAGGCCGAGATCGGTGTCGGAGGCCTCAAGCGCCGTGCCGCGCGCCCGCGAGCCGCCGAGCACGATGGCGGCGACGCCCGGGACGCCAGCAAGGACGGGAATGATGCGCGCGAGCAGCGGATCGTGGGACATGCGATGCAGATTATAGCGAGACCGCCGCGGGCTGCGATAGTCGCAGCGTTGTCTCAGCGTGCGAAGCGCGCCACCAGCTCGACATGTGGGGTGTGGCGGAACTGATCGACCGGGGTGACGCTAGCGATCTTGTAGCCGCCATCGATCAGGATTTTTGCGTCGCGCGCAAACGTTGCGGCGTTGCAGGACACCGCGACGACCACCGGCACCTTGCTCGCCGCAAGCTGGGTGACCAGCGCCTGCGCGCCTTGCCGGGGCGGATCGAACACGACGGCGTCGTAGTCGCGCAATTCCTGCGGCATCAGGGGGCGGCGGAACAGGTCGCGCGCCTCGGCCTTGAGCGGCTTCAGTCCCGGCGTCGATTGCGCAGCCTTCTGCAGTGCCGTGATCGCGCCGGCGTCGCTGTCGAAGGCCGTGACCCGCGCCTTCTCGGCGAGGCGGAGCGCAAACGGGCCGCCGCCGCAAAACAGATCGGCGATGTGCTTGGCGCGTCCGCAATGCTCGTGAACCAGCGCCGCAAGCGTCTCCTCGCCCTTGACGGTCGCCTGCAGGAACGAGCCCGGCGGCAGCACGACCTTCACCTTTCCGATCGCAATCTCGGGAGAGCCGCGCTGCAGCACCAGCTCGCCATGCCGAGTCAGGCGTGTCAGCCGGTGTTTCTCGGCGACCCGCGACAGAGCGGTGATCAGGCTGGTCGGCAGCGCACCGGAGCCGCGCACATCGATGTCGAGACCATTGAGGGTCGCGGTCACCTGGATATCGAGCGGCTTGCCGATCGAGATCAGCGGCTCGGCTGTGGCCCAGGCCGCCTCGAGCGCGCCGTCGAGCGCCGGATCGAGGATCGGACAGCGGTCGACCGGGATGATGTCGTGCGAACCGGCCGCAGCGAAGCCGACCTTGAGCACCTCATGGGTGCCCATGCGTCCGTGCAGCGTGATGCGGCGGCGGCCGGCGCCATGGGCGTCGAGCAGCGGCGCGACTTCGGCCGCGACCTTTGCCTGAGCCAGCGTCTCGACCACGATGTTGCGTTTCCAGGCGCGGTAGGGCGCGTCATTCCAGTGCTGGATCGCACAGCCGCCGCAGACGCCGAAATGCGGACAGAACGGCGTGATCCGCTCGGGGCTTTCCTGCGTCACCCGCACCAGTCGCCGCCGGTCGGGATGATTGCCCGGAACCTCTTCGACCTCGACCGTTTCGCCGGCCAGCGTGTAGGGCACGAAGATCGACTGCGCGCCGTCGATCGCGACACCGTCGCCGCGATGGCCGACATGGTCGATGGTGAGAAGCTCAGCCACGGCGCGCACCGAGGAAGAATTCGATATTGCCGTCGCCGCCGGTGATCGATGACGGGAACACCTGAATGTCGGTGCAGCCGAGCGAGGCAGCAAAGGCGGCGATATCGTCGCAGATCTCCTGGTGCACCATCGCGTTGCGGATGACGCCGCGCTTGGCGTGTTTGCGCGCCGCCTCGAATTGCGGCTTGATCAGCGCCAGGAGATGCATCGGCGCTGCCGCCAGCGACAGCGCCACCGGCAGCACCAGCTTTAGCGAGATGAAGCTGACGTCGATCACGACGACGTCGGACCGCGCCGGCAGCCGCTTGCCCTCGAAATTCCTGATGTCGGTCTCCTCCATGGAGACGATCTTCGGATGCCCCTGCAGCGAGGGATGCAGCTGGCCGTGGCCGACATCGATGGCGAACACGAGGCTCGCACCATTGGCGAGCAGCACCTCGGTGAAGCCGCCGGTCGAGGCGCCGACATCGAGGCAGACATGGCCCTCGACGTCGATCGGATAATGCTCGAGCGCGCCGGCGAGCTTGACGCCGCCGCGCGAGACATAGGGATGCGCCGGCTCGGCCGTGAGTGCGGCGCCGGGCGCGACGAGTTCGGATGCCTTCGCAATTGGCTTGCCGTCGGCGGTGACGAGGCCGGCGTCGATCGCGGCGCGCGCCCGGGCCCGGCTTTCGAACAGGCCGCGCTCGACCAGCAACACGTCGATGCGCTTGCCGGCGGATGCATTGTTGTCGTTGTCGCCTGCCTTGGTCACGTGCTTGGTCACTTGGCGCCCTGCCGGAGCTGCGCGGCGGCGAGCCGCACGCAGGTCTCGAAGGAGGTGAGGTCGTGCCAGAGGTCGGCCGCAGGCTCCCTCGGCGTCACCAGCGGACTGCCGTGCAGCTCGAGCGCATGCATCATCATCAGATTGTCCGGCAAGCCAAACTCTTCCACAGTCAGTCCCTCCGCGTCGATCAGGCGTCCGTCGGATGCCGGCACGACCTGCTGCAGCCGCGCCACGCGATTGGCGTAGGACGTGGGATCGTTCGAATAGGCGAGGCACAGCTTGCCGCGTCCCGCCATGTAGCCGAGTTCGTAGACGGTGCCTGCGTCGGCACTGGGGCCGCGAAACGGCGTCAAATTGGCGATGACGGCGTCGGCTGACTCCATCATCGCCTCGTTGCTTTTGAAGATGGTGAGTGAAGCGCCAGCGGCTGTGGGATTGATGCTGTTGTCGAGCGGATAGAGTCCGGTGAGCCCGTGATAGGCGCACACCTCCGCCTTGCGGCGGCCAATTTCCACGGCATCCGGCAGGAACACGTCAGGACCTGCCAGATAGATTTTCATGGACTTGCCGCGGCTAGAGCGTTTTCGAGCGAAGTGGACACCGGTTCGCGTGAAGAAAACGCGTCCAAAGAAGAACCTGGAGCTTCGGTTCTGATTCAATCAGAACCGAATATGCTCTAGTGGGCGCCGCCCGAAGCGATTACGCGAGCTTGACGGTCTCGGTCTTGTAGTCCTTGCCGAGGGTCTCGAAGACCTTGGCAACGATGCTCTTGGCGTCGAGACCCGCGCGGGCATACATCGCCGCCGGCGAGTCGTGGTCGAGGAACACGTCGGGCAGGATCATGGAGCGGAACTTGAGCATGCCGCTGTCCAGCATGGCGTTATCGGACAGGAACTGCATGACATGCGAGCCGAAGCCGCCGATCGAGCCTTCCTCGATGGTGATCAGGATCTCGTGGTCGCGGGCGAGCTTCATGATCATCTCCTCGTCGAGCGGCTTCATGAAGCGCGCGTCGGCGATCGTGGCGGAGAGGCCGTGGGCGGCAAGCTCGTCGGCAGCCTTCTCGCACTCGGCGAGGCGGGTGCCGAACGACAGCAGCGCGACCTGCTTGCCCTCGCGGACGATGCGGCCCTTGCCGATCTCCAGGGGAATGCCGACTTCCGGCATTTCGACGCCGCGGCCTTCGCCGCGCGGATAGCGCAGTGCGCTCGGACGATCGTTGATCGCAACCTGCGTCGCCACCATGTGAACCATTTCCGCCTCGTCGGAGGCCGCCATGATCACGAAGTTCGGCAGGCAGCCGAGATAGGCGTTGTCGAACGAACCGGCATGCGTCGCACCGTCGGCGCCGACCAGGCCGGCGCGGTCGATCGCGAAGCGGACCGGAAGGCTCTGGATCGCGACGTCATGGACCACCTGGTCATAGCCGCGCTGCAGGAAGGTCGAATAGATCGCGCAGAACGGCTTGTAGCCTTCGGTGGCGAGGCCGGCGGCGAACGTCACCGCGTGCTGCTCGGCGATGCCGACGTCGAACGTGCGGTCCGGGAACGCCTTGTTGAAGATGTCGACGCCGGTGCCCGACGGCATCGCCGCGGTGATGGCGACGATCTTGTCATCCTTCTGGGCTTCCTTGACGAGGCTCTGGCCAAACACGTTCTGGTAGGCCGGCGCATTCGGCTTGGCCTTGGCCTGGGTGCCGGTCGCGACGTCGAACTTGACGACGGCGTGGTACTTGTCGGCGGAAGCCTCGGCCGGACCGTAGCCCTTGCCCTTCTGGGTAACGACGTGAACCAGGATCGGCCCGGTCTCCATGTCGCGGACGTTCTTCAGCACCGGCAGCAGATGGTCGAGATTGTGGCCGTCGATCGGGCCGACATAATAGAAGCCGAGCTCCTCGAACAGCGTGCCGCCGTCCATCATGAAGCCGCGGGAGTATTCCTCGACGCGGTTGGCGCGGTTGGCGAGGATCTTCGGCAGGCGCTTGTTGATCTGCTTGGCCGCTTCGCGCAGCGAACGGTAGGTCTTGCCGGAGTAGAGGCGCGACAGATAGGCGCTCATCGCGCCGACCGGCGGGGCGATCGACATGTCGTTGTCGTTGAGGATCACGATCAGGCGCGAGTTCATCGCGCCGGCGTTGTTCATGGCCTCATAGGCCATGCCCGCCGACATCGCGCCGTCACCGATCACGGCGATAACGTTGTTCTTGCCGCCGGAGAGGTCGCGCGCCACGGCCATGCCGAGGCCGGCCGAGATCGAGGTCGAGGAGTGCGCGGCGCCGAACGGATCGTAGTCGCTCTCGGTGCGCTTGGTGAAGCCGGAGAGGCCGCCGCCGGTGCGCAGGGTGCGGATGCGGTCGCGGCGACCGGTCAGGATCTTGTGCGGATAGGCCTGGTGGCCGACGTCCCAGATCAGGCGGTCGCGCGGGGTGTCGAAGATGTAGTGGATGGCGGTGGTCAGCTCGACCACGCCGAGGCCGGCGCCGAAATGGCCGCCGGTCACCGACACGGCGTCGATGGTTTCCTGGCGGAGCTCGTCGGCAACCTGCCGCACCTGCTCGACCTTCAGCTTGCGCAGGTCATCCGGCGTGTGAATAGTGTCAAGAAGCGGCGTCTTACTAAATGTGGTCACAGCGAATTTCCAATTTTTGCCTGTCGGAACGAACGGCCCGACGCGAGATGGGTTGGCGCGCTCACCGCGCAGCGAATGCCAGACACTGGGTGCCGTCCCGGCAGGCCCTGCCTGGTTGTAAGCCTAGATTCACTCCGGATTGGACCACGTGATATGCATCACCTTGGTCGCTCTTCACCCGTCCCGGTTCAGTTTTGTCGAACCATTTGAGATGCATGCCGCCCGAAAAATTCGGGCCGCCCGCCACCCTCAAATGCCCATAGAACTGGAAGCATTACACCAAAGCCGTAGCCAAAGCCAACCCGATAGGGGGCGCAGGGTTCCTATGCGCTGTCCTGAAAAACCTAGACTTTTCAATGCTTGGGCCGGGGACGGGTTCCATTTTTGCTAATTTAGCGGGGCCGGGACGGTCCGGATCGGCCTGATTCGCAGCCGCACCCGATCGCCGCGGTCGCCCCGCGGCGTGGTCGATCAACGGAAATGCGCAGCAACAAATCGCGCGCCGAGGCGGACATCCTGTCGCATCGGCGCCTTGTGGCGCTACTGCACGTCGAGCGGCTCGGTGCCGGTCGGCTGGCCCGAGGCGTCGGTGGTGATCTTGTCGACGCGGGCTTCGGCCTGGCGCAGCAATTCCTCGCAGCGCCGCTTCAGCGCCTCGCCGCGCTCATAGATCGAGACCGATTCCTCAAGCGGGACCTTGCCGTCCTCGAGCCGCTTGACGATCGATTCGAGTTCCTCGATCGCGCGTTCAAAGGAGAGCTTCTTGACGTCGGCTTGAGCGTTTTCGGCCATTATGTGTTCCCGGTGCGCCGACCAGACCGTGATCGGATATTGTCGTCCAAACATGACCTGTCGC of the Bradyrhizobium quebecense genome contains:
- the aroC gene encoding chorismate synthase, giving the protein MSFNTFGHMFRVTTFGESHGVAIGCVVDGCPPMIPLTVEEIQHDLDRRRPGQSRFTTQRQEPDAVKILSGVMAHPESGVQVTTGTPIALLIENTDQRSKDYSEIKDKFRPGHADFTYEAKYGLRDYRGGGRSSARETATRVAAGAIARKVLPEVKVRGALVQMGPHKIDREKWDWDEIANNPFFCPDKDKAAFFESYLDGIRKSGSSIGAVIEVVAEGVPAGLGAPIYAKLDSDLAAAMMSINAVKGIEIGAGFGAAELTGEENADEMRTGNNGTRFLSNHAGGVLGGISTGQPVVVRFAVKPTSSILTTRRTVDRKGADTDILTKGRHDPCVGIRAVPVGEAMMACVLADHFLRDRGQTGR
- a CDS encoding adenylate/guanylate cyclase domain-containing protein; the encoded protein is MNASELRDIIEWMIGGARSAPTPPQMMAECCERLVRAGLPLWRVGVFVRTLHPEIYGRHFFWKPGAEVETGTVDHNILDTPEFAVSPLSIVFKQGVEVRARLDDPASKRFPIVVDLQAEGVTDYIAVPLVYTDGFANASSWTTRQPGGFTEEQLDAIRSITVPLARYIEIITLRRTATLLLDTYVGNRAGERIMGGQIRRGHADTMDAAIWLSDLRGFTALSDRLPAETVVEILNLYFDCQVTAIRDHGGEVLKFMGDDLLAVFPVDEYLGDEVQVCSRVLEAARASRAGVEALQFPNGDAVERFRFGVALHLGRVLYGNIGGGNRLDFTCIGPAVNLAARLEKIAGRLGRTVVASERFAGIHDGGWSDLGEFPIAGFAKAERVYGLFDEAPIAAAG
- a CDS encoding DMT family transporter, which encodes MTDKDAQHRTGIALVVAAAAAWSTAPFFTRLLHFDSWTILFWRGLFGGGAIALFVVATQGWRGARDLVVLPASGWLVAGLSTFGMVTFIPALQLTSVANVAILIAMQPFAAAAIARLWLGERARPGTLLASLVALAGVAITVSGAGGIADYRGIGLACVMVLAISLMTVVIRRRKATPMIAAAALSNFLGSAVSLPLGQGIGAVTGADLGVLAMFGACQVGLGLTLFTVGSRLLPSAQASLIATLETPLMPFWVWLAFAEVPSLRALIGGALVMGAVVADIVVSQRAEPVRR
- the clpS gene encoding ATP-dependent Clp protease adapter ClpS, coding for MPDTVVKPKTRTKTKVERPRLHKVILVNDDYTPREFVVTVLKGEFRMTDDQAYKVMLTAHQRGVCVVAVFTRDVAETKATRATDAGRAKGYPLLFTTEPEE
- a CDS encoding DUF1194 domain-containing protein encodes the protein MRWYVSIGAVLVAGMLASGDVAGVAAPGPGTQTGRLAEKESTPSVDIELIIAVDVSYSMDMDELAIQREGYAQAIVSKEFLQALKAGPNGKISITYFEWAASNDQKVIIPWRVIDGPESADAVSAEIMKTPVRRASRTSISGAIYFAIPMFDENPHRGLRRVIDISGDGPNNNGTPITPARDAALDKGIVINGLPIMVKEPSYSTMDIENLDYYYEDCVIGGPGSFVVSIKDREKFKEAIRTKLLLEVAGRTPERPIVRTAEKEPRVSCTIGEKIWQDRWGR
- a CDS encoding nucleotidyltransferase domain-containing protein yields the protein MSHDPLLARIIPVLAGVPGVAAIVLGGSRARGTALEASDTDLGLYYRDNAAPDIDRLRAVVTGLVDDPTAAHVTPVGGWGPWIIGGAWLAIGGRKVDLLYRSIDQVTMVIDACRNGEVSMHYQPGHPHGFCSAIWMGEVALCRALHDPDGLIAALRARTAPYPSTLRDALVRRFQWEILFAIESAGLALPRGDSTHIAGCAYRALACIAQVLFALNGQYLINEKGALAQATNFPVTVRGLAGRVAEVWRQIGAAEHTAAMQTLRELESDVREICTGG
- a CDS encoding class I SAM-dependent RNA methyltransferase; its protein translation is MAELLTIDHVGHRGDGVAIDGAQSIFVPYTLAGETVEVEEVPGNHPDRRRLVRVTQESPERITPFCPHFGVCGGCAIQHWNDAPYRAWKRNIVVETLAQAKVAAEVAPLLDAHGAGRRRITLHGRMGTHEVLKVGFAAAGSHDIIPVDRCPILDPALDGALEAAWATAEPLISIGKPLDIQVTATLNGLDIDVRGSGALPTSLITALSRVAEKHRLTRLTRHGELVLQRGSPEIAIGKVKVVLPPGSFLQATVKGEETLAALVHEHCGRAKHIADLFCGGGPFALRLAEKARVTAFDSDAGAITALQKAAQSTPGLKPLKAEARDLFRRPLMPQELRDYDAVVFDPPRQGAQALVTQLAASKVPVVVAVSCNAATFARDAKILIDGGYKIASVTPVDQFRHTPHVELVARFAR
- a CDS encoding TlyA family RNA methyltransferase, which translates into the protein MTKHVTKAGDNDNNASAGKRIDVLLVERGLFESRARARAAIDAGLVTADGKPIAKASELVAPGAALTAEPAHPYVSRGGVKLAGALEHYPIDVEGHVCLDVGASTGGFTEVLLANGASLVFAIDVGHGQLHPSLQGHPKIVSMEETDIRNFEGKRLPARSDVVVIDVSFISLKLVLPVALSLAAAPMHLLALIKPQFEAARKHAKRGVIRNAMVHQEICDDIAAFAASLGCTDIQVFPSSITGGDGNIEFFLGARRG
- a CDS encoding nucleoside 2-deoxyribosyltransferase codes for the protein MKIYLAGPDVFLPDAVEIGRRKAEVCAYHGLTGLYPLDNSINPTAAGASLTIFKSNEAMMESADAVIANLTPFRGPSADAGTVYELGYMAGRGKLCLAYSNDPTSYANRVARLQQVVPASDGRLIDAEGLTVEEFGLPDNLMMMHALELHGSPLVTPREPAADLWHDLTSFETCVRLAAAQLRQGAK
- the dxs gene encoding 1-deoxy-D-xylulose-5-phosphate synthase, with the protein product MTTFSKTPLLDTIHTPDDLRKLKVEQVRQVADELRQETIDAVSVTGGHFGAGLGVVELTTAIHYIFDTPRDRLIWDVGHQAYPHKILTGRRDRIRTLRTGGGLSGFTKRTESDYDPFGAAHSSTSISAGLGMAVARDLSGGKNNVIAVIGDGAMSAGMAYEAMNNAGAMNSRLIVILNDNDMSIAPPVGAMSAYLSRLYSGKTYRSLREAAKQINKRLPKILANRANRVEEYSRGFMMDGGTLFEELGFYYVGPIDGHNLDHLLPVLKNVRDMETGPILVHVVTQKGKGYGPAEASADKYHAVVKFDVATGTQAKAKPNAPAYQNVFGQSLVKEAQKDDKIVAITAAMPSGTGVDIFNKAFPDRTFDVGIAEQHAVTFAAGLATEGYKPFCAIYSTFLQRGYDQVVHDVAIQSLPVRFAIDRAGLVGADGATHAGSFDNAYLGCLPNFVIMAASDEAEMVHMVATQVAINDRPSALRYPRGEGRGVEMPEVGIPLEIGKGRIVREGKQVALLSFGTRLAECEKAADELAAHGLSATIADARFMKPLDEEMIMKLARDHEILITIEEGSIGGFGSHVMQFLSDNAMLDSGMLKFRSMILPDVFLDHDSPAAMYARAGLDAKSIVAKVFETLGKDYKTETVKLA
- a CDS encoding exodeoxyribonuclease VII small subunit, which translates into the protein MAENAQADVKKLSFERAIEELESIVKRLEDGKVPLEESVSIYERGEALKRRCEELLRQAEARVDKITTDASGQPTGTEPLDVQ